From one Nilaparvata lugens isolate BPH chromosome 2, ASM1435652v1, whole genome shotgun sequence genomic stretch:
- the LOC111047223 gene encoding centromere protein X, producing MSNDKEIAFKPETIKHILKKTFTEPKTKISDDAVRVLAEVLRLYTIEAALRSGVQASREASSTVSINHIEKILPQLILDL from the exons ATGTCAAACGATAAAGAAATTGCATTTAAACCG GAAACCATAAAACACATACTGAAGAAAACATTTACGGAACCAAAAACGAAGATATCAGATGATGCAGTACGTGTGTTGGCTGAGGTACTTCGCCTTTATACCATTGAAGCTGCCCTCAGGTCAGGCGTACAAGCAAGTCGCGAAGCATCATCAACTGTTTCCATCAATCACATAGAAAAAATTTTACCTCAACTG ATCTTGGACCTTTaa